A genomic stretch from Embleya scabrispora includes:
- a CDS encoding bifunctional NAD(P)H-dependent oxidoreductase/GNAT family N-acetyltransferase, which translates to MSTKNLRVLVLVCSTRPGALGPAVGRWLTDTLGPSAHALEADLVPLSLGDLDLPFLDEEEHPSTGIRHHEHTRRWSAIVDRADGFVVVTPEYNHGMPATLKNALDYLGHECAWKPVGFVSYGNTSAGTRAVSHAKEVVTALRLVPLGATVAIRIGDATHDGRFRPGAHLADAAHGLLAELVRVAHALTPLRERGRPNAVPGPLPGSYARPLTPDDAAEVTVLQRCCWLDEALANDTLAIPALRESPDQVRAWLARWQTTGLWRDGRLLGMVRTRRTDADLHIGRLAVVPDLRGRGVGRWLLHAAESAGTASGCRRMVLSTGIASHRNLGLYQGQGYSPCAVAPDDGVIHLAKPIPA; encoded by the coding sequence ATGTCAACGAAAAACCTGCGTGTTCTGGTCCTGGTCTGCAGCACCCGACCCGGCGCACTCGGCCCCGCCGTCGGCCGGTGGCTGACCGACACGCTCGGGCCGAGCGCCCACGCGTTGGAGGCCGACCTCGTCCCCCTGTCCCTCGGTGACCTGGACCTGCCCTTCCTGGACGAGGAGGAGCACCCTTCGACCGGCATCCGCCACCACGAGCACACCCGCCGATGGAGCGCGATCGTCGACCGAGCGGACGGGTTCGTCGTCGTGACGCCCGAGTACAACCACGGGATGCCGGCGACCCTGAAGAACGCACTCGACTACCTGGGCCACGAGTGCGCGTGGAAACCGGTCGGCTTCGTGAGCTACGGCAACACCTCCGCCGGCACCCGGGCGGTCTCGCACGCCAAGGAAGTGGTCACCGCGCTGCGTCTGGTTCCCCTGGGCGCGACCGTCGCGATCCGCATCGGGGACGCGACGCACGACGGCCGCTTCCGACCGGGGGCGCATCTCGCCGACGCCGCACATGGGCTGCTCGCGGAACTGGTGCGCGTGGCCCACGCCCTGACCCCGCTGCGCGAACGCGGGCGCCCGAACGCGGTGCCCGGGCCCCTGCCCGGATCGTACGCAAGACCCCTCACCCCGGACGACGCCGCCGAGGTGACCGTGTTGCAGCGTTGCTGCTGGCTCGACGAAGCCCTCGCCAACGACACCCTGGCCATTCCCGCCCTGCGGGAATCGCCGGACCAGGTGCGCGCGTGGCTGGCCCGGTGGCAGACGACCGGGTTGTGGCGGGACGGTCGACTGCTCGGTATGGTGCGCACGCGTCGAACGGACGCCGATCTGCACATCGGTCGGCTCGCCGTCGTCCCCGATCTGCGCGGACGCGGGGTGGGGCGATGGTTGCTGCACGCGGCGGAATCCGCCGGAACCGCAAGCGGGTGCCGTCGCATGGTCCTGTCGACGGGCATCGCCAGTCACCGCAACCTCGGGCTCTACCAGGGGCAGGGGTACTCGCCCTGCGCGGTCGCGCCCGACGACGGTGTGATTCATCTCGCGAAACCGATTCCGGCCTGA
- a CDS encoding GNAT family N-acetyltransferase produces the protein MPELKQLDAAHAPAVLAFESANRAYFAAFVSDRGDEYYERFADRHAALLAEQEAGVCAFHVLLAEDGSVLGRFNLYDIEGGTAELGYRVAEHVAGRGVATAAVRELCGLAAVRYGLRTLRAATALANGASRRVLIKAGFVPVGPADPIDLGGKSGTWYQRDLPDETGWPAM, from the coding sequence GTGCCCGAGTTGAAGCAACTGGATGCCGCCCATGCCCCGGCGGTCCTGGCCTTCGAGTCGGCCAACCGTGCCTACTTCGCCGCATTCGTCTCCGACCGCGGCGACGAATACTACGAGCGCTTCGCCGATCGGCACGCCGCCTTGCTCGCCGAGCAAGAGGCCGGTGTCTGCGCCTTCCATGTACTCCTCGCCGAGGACGGTTCGGTCCTGGGCCGGTTCAACCTGTACGACATCGAGGGCGGCACCGCCGAACTCGGTTACCGGGTCGCGGAACACGTCGCCGGCCGTGGCGTGGCGACGGCGGCCGTCCGGGAGTTGTGCGGTTTGGCGGCGGTGCGGTACGGGCTGCGCACGCTGCGGGCGGCCACCGCCCTCGCCAACGGCGCGTCCCGGAGGGTGCTGATCAAGGCCGGGTTCGTCCCGGTCGGACCGGCCGACCCGATCGACCTCGGCGGTAAGTCCGGCACGTGGTACCAGCGCGACCTGCCGGACGAGACCGGTTGGCCGGCAATGTGA
- a CDS encoding MarR family winged helix-turn-helix transcriptional regulator, translated as MATTPRHDRSDGTGRVTTAAAELLEMLLGRASTAPVSASQLRALFLLEQHEGINLRTLADGLGSTPSSTSRLCDRLHAVGFVERLPSVSSRRELRLRLSGRGRAFLADLRDRRERELAVVVARMPVESRAMLLKGLESLREAAVPLRDEAAAVPPGSRARTA; from the coding sequence ATGGCAACCACCCCCCGGCACGACCGTTCGGACGGGACCGGGCGCGTGACGACCGCGGCGGCCGAGTTGCTCGAGATGCTCCTGGGGCGCGCGTCCACGGCACCCGTTTCCGCCTCGCAGTTGCGCGCGTTGTTTTTGCTCGAGCAGCACGAGGGGATCAACCTGCGTACGTTGGCCGACGGCCTGGGGTCGACGCCCTCCTCGACGAGCCGCCTGTGCGACCGCCTGCACGCGGTGGGCTTCGTCGAGCGCCTGCCCAGTGTCAGCAGTCGCCGAGAACTGCGCCTGCGGCTGAGCGGGCGGGGCCGCGCCTTCCTGGCCGACCTGCGGGACCGCCGTGAACGCGAACTGGCGGTCGTCGTCGCGCGCATGCCGGTCGAATCCCGGGCGATGCTGCTGAAGGGCCTCGAATCCCTGCGGGAGGCCGCCGTCCCTCTCCGGGACGAGGCGGCGGCAGTGCCGCCCGGCTCCCGCGCCCGAACCGCTTGA
- a CDS encoding anti-sigma regulatory factor has protein sequence MLLQVRSDPDVALMRQRVRQAAALAGLGLVEQTKLVTAASELARNTLVHGGGGSVEVTPVSRGATAGLRLRFSDSGPGIPDVELAMTDGWTTAGGLGLGLSGSRRLVHEFALDTVPGQGTTVTIASWAAPTTAPPVWSW, from the coding sequence ATGCTGCTGCAGGTGCGATCCGATCCGGACGTGGCGCTGATGCGCCAACGCGTTCGCCAGGCGGCCGCTCTCGCCGGTCTGGGCCTCGTCGAACAGACGAAACTGGTCACCGCCGCCAGCGAGTTGGCGCGCAACACCCTCGTCCACGGCGGGGGTGGCAGCGTAGAGGTCACGCCCGTCAGCCGGGGTGCCACGGCGGGCCTGCGACTGCGCTTCAGCGACAGCGGCCCCGGCATCCCCGACGTGGAACTCGCCATGACCGACGGCTGGACCACCGCCGGGGGGCTGGGCCTGGGCCTGAGCGGATCGCGCCGCCTGGTCCACGAGTTCGCCCTCGACACCGTGCCCGGACAGGGCACCACCGTCACCATCGCGAGCTGGGCCGCCCCGACGACGGCACCCCCGGTGTGGTCGTGGTGA
- a CDS encoding PP2C family protein-serine/threonine phosphatase: MNGHEEVERALRAAPPHDLLDALRGVLTRHYRARTVDLLMADYGLTVLQPVSVLPHTTEPLSVHNSPQGRAFGAQEPLREEHEEGTVVHLPVSVRGDRLGVLTVTLPTGTCAPAIVTELADIAAMLAHAVTVAERDTDLYLQARRKDRLTLAAEMQWQLLPGRACSRAEYAIGAQLEPAYAVRGDNFDWSATADHLVLTVTNGMGEGIDAALLSNLTINALRNARRAGVPIADQAALADQAVFAQYRGEAYLSVLLLDFELATGRVTVVDAGSPRLLALREGTVTAVDFDAQLPLGMFEETDYKAQEFRVRPGDRLVFVSDGVHAVASPAGEAYGDRALARAISATRLLPPAEMPRAVLRELTGHRGRPIPDDDALIVCLDWYGRPTTDRPTTEDPDPRRNRPSFPETPPRDPR, translated from the coding sequence GTGAATGGCCATGAAGAGGTCGAGCGCGCGCTGCGCGCCGCACCACCCCACGACCTGCTGGACGCCCTCCGCGGCGTGCTGACCCGGCACTACCGGGCACGAACGGTGGACCTGCTGATGGCCGACTACGGCCTGACCGTCCTGCAGCCGGTGTCGGTGCTGCCGCACACCACCGAACCCCTTTCGGTCCACAACAGCCCCCAGGGGCGGGCGTTCGGCGCGCAGGAGCCCCTACGCGAGGAACACGAGGAGGGCACCGTCGTCCACCTGCCGGTGAGCGTGCGCGGAGACCGCCTGGGCGTACTCACCGTCACCCTCCCCACCGGCACCTGTGCGCCGGCGATCGTCACCGAACTCGCCGACATCGCCGCCATGCTCGCCCACGCGGTGACCGTCGCCGAACGCGACACCGACCTCTACCTCCAGGCCCGGCGCAAGGACCGCCTGACCCTCGCGGCCGAAATGCAGTGGCAACTCCTGCCCGGACGGGCCTGCAGCCGCGCCGAGTACGCCATCGGCGCCCAGCTCGAACCCGCCTACGCCGTCCGCGGCGACAACTTCGACTGGTCCGCCACCGCCGACCACCTCGTCCTGACGGTGACCAACGGCATGGGCGAGGGCATCGACGCCGCCCTGCTCAGCAACCTCACGATCAACGCGCTGCGCAACGCCCGGCGCGCCGGCGTCCCCATCGCCGACCAGGCGGCCCTCGCCGACCAGGCCGTGTTCGCCCAGTATCGCGGCGAGGCCTACCTGTCCGTCCTGCTGCTCGACTTCGAACTGGCCACCGGACGCGTCACCGTGGTCGACGCCGGCTCCCCGCGCCTGTTGGCCCTGCGCGAGGGAACGGTGACCGCGGTCGACTTCGACGCGCAACTGCCTCTGGGCATGTTCGAGGAGACCGACTACAAGGCGCAGGAATTCCGGGTCCGGCCCGGCGACCGGCTGGTGTTCGTCAGCGACGGGGTCCACGCGGTCGCCTCACCGGCCGGCGAAGCCTACGGCGACCGCGCGTTGGCCCGGGCGATCAGCGCCACCCGGCTGCTGCCGCCCGCCGAGATGCCCCGCGCCGTCCTGCGCGAACTCACCGGCCACCGCGGACGCCCCATCCCCGACGACGACGCCCTGATCGTCTGCCTGGACTGGTACGGCAGGCCCACCACCGACCGCCCGACAACCGAGGACCCCGACCCGCGTCGAAACCGGCCCTCCTTCCCCGAGACACCGCCTCGCGACCCGCGGTGA
- a CDS encoding PP2C family protein-serine/threonine phosphatase, translating into MEALGAFAGAARWVGEPLLLVDGAGRVRAVNAAATTLLGAGAAGRTLASLVLDPDADVGRCLRRWRSTAEPAPATLTFRSDGPLAGPRTCLGHRTSTGGEVVVRVAASGSATVEGRADERLRRLYALSAVLAAAVSLREVAQVVREDAPSLIGVRSASLGLHLHRLFPLREGGESAAADEPWFDLDEPGGPELPSSPRGLDSDARTDASSTAAAPDVLLLTLTGHRPEPLGILRLELEAALPADEAAHVEVMAGQIAQAVSRAGLYEHEHRLAQRLQHSLLPDLPRLPELTVAARYAAGADQVAVGGDWYDLFRLPRGRIGMAIGDVAGHGLTEATEMAQLRSVLRAAALRAGDSPQEVMAEVNAFVCTYLPERTATACYLVYDPARGLLRYTNAGHMPPLLLPPTGSPRLLPGRVPLLGLPGVAPEPCGEVTIETGSALLLYTDGLIERRGQSLDEGFAFLSALVADAHDMAPDMLCRLLVDARDGSWPDDRALMAVRFEVAGSGTSCARPDWGVRDTKGPGRVMPAVG; encoded by the coding sequence GTGGAGGCGCTTGGGGCGTTCGCGGGGGCCGCGCGGTGGGTGGGGGAGCCTTTGCTGCTCGTCGACGGGGCGGGGCGTGTGCGCGCGGTCAACGCGGCCGCCACGACGCTGCTGGGGGCGGGCGCCGCCGGTCGGACGCTCGCGTCCCTGGTTCTCGACCCGGATGCCGACGTGGGGCGGTGTCTGCGGCGCTGGCGGTCGACCGCGGAGCCGGCGCCGGCCACCTTGACCTTTCGTTCCGATGGCCCGCTCGCCGGCCCGCGGACTTGTTTGGGGCATCGCACGTCCACCGGGGGAGAGGTCGTCGTGCGGGTCGCCGCTTCCGGGTCCGCCACCGTCGAGGGACGCGCGGACGAGCGGTTGCGCCGGTTGTACGCGCTGTCCGCCGTGCTCGCCGCCGCAGTCTCCCTGCGGGAGGTCGCGCAGGTGGTGCGCGAGGACGCGCCCAGCCTGATCGGCGTGCGATCGGCGAGCCTGGGGCTGCACCTGCACCGCCTGTTCCCGCTTCGCGAAGGGGGCGAGTCCGCGGCGGCCGACGAGCCGTGGTTCGATCTCGACGAGCCCGGCGGCCCGGAACTCCCGAGCTCGCCCCGAGGGCTCGATTCCGACGCGCGAACCGACGCCTCGTCAACGGCGGCCGCCCCCGACGTGCTGCTGCTGACGCTCACCGGGCATCGTCCCGAACCGCTCGGGATCCTCCGGCTGGAACTCGAGGCGGCGTTGCCCGCGGACGAGGCGGCGCACGTGGAGGTGATGGCCGGTCAGATCGCCCAGGCGGTCTCGCGGGCCGGTCTGTACGAGCACGAGCACCGACTGGCGCAGCGGCTGCAACACAGTCTGTTGCCGGACCTGCCCCGACTGCCCGAGTTGACGGTCGCCGCGCGCTACGCGGCCGGCGCGGACCAGGTGGCGGTCGGCGGCGACTGGTACGACCTGTTCCGGCTGCCGCGGGGGCGGATCGGCATGGCCATCGGGGACGTCGCCGGGCACGGGTTGACCGAGGCCACCGAGATGGCCCAACTGCGCAGCGTCCTGCGAGCCGCCGCGCTGCGGGCGGGGGACAGCCCGCAGGAGGTGATGGCCGAGGTGAACGCCTTCGTCTGCACATACCTGCCCGAGCGCACCGCCACCGCCTGCTACCTGGTCTACGACCCCGCGCGGGGGCTGCTGCGCTACACCAACGCGGGCCACATGCCGCCCCTGCTTCTTCCCCCGACCGGCTCCCCGCGTCTGTTGCCGGGGCGGGTCCCCCTCCTGGGCCTGCCCGGCGTCGCGCCCGAGCCGTGCGGCGAAGTGACGATCGAGACAGGGTCCGCGCTGCTGCTCTACACGGATGGGTTGATCGAGCGTCGCGGACAGTCGTTGGACGAGGGGTTCGCGTTCTTGTCCGCCCTGGTCGCGGATGCGCACGACATGGCGCCGGACATGTTGTGCCGCCTTCTGGTCGACGCCCGGGACGGGTCGTGGCCGGACGATCGGGCGCTGATGGCCGTGCGCTTCGAGGTCGCGGGTTCCGGGACCTCGTGCGCGCGTCCGGACTGGGGTGTTCGGGACACCAAGGGTCCCGGCCGGGTGATGCCCGCCGTCGGCTGA
- a CDS encoding STAS domain-containing protein, whose product MLLVTLPDGLDDDRAAALAEDVAAAVAGGAAGGVIIDVGAAEILDSLSARVLADTAACVKLMAADTVIAGIRPAVAITMVDLGLNLPGLRTALTVEDAFASLGPAGEAPVGPVRAVAGFPEAPS is encoded by the coding sequence GTGCTCCTGGTGACCCTTCCCGACGGTCTGGACGACGACCGCGCCGCCGCACTCGCGGAGGATGTCGCCGCAGCGGTGGCCGGCGGCGCCGCCGGAGGTGTGATCATCGACGTCGGCGCCGCCGAGATCCTCGACTCCCTCTCGGCCCGAGTCCTGGCCGACACCGCTGCCTGCGTGAAGCTCATGGCCGCCGACACGGTGATCGCGGGCATCCGTCCGGCGGTCGCCATCACCATGGTGGACCTGGGCCTGAACCTTCCGGGACTGCGCACCGCCCTGACCGTCGAGGACGCCTTCGCTTCCCTGGGCCCGGCGGGGGAGGCGCCCGTGGGGCCGGTGCGCGCGGTGGCGGGTTTCCCGGAGGCGCCGTCGTGA
- a CDS encoding phytanoyl-CoA dioxygenase family protein: MDMNEVRARWSRDGFVVLPGFLPAEDLASAQAGLEVLHPTAAGFHDGLDPRGRRYVGDEFAGIDAFPFASPELSLLAVHPRLTDLAAALAGDDELRMYQAEVWAKYTGAADYDQDLHRDYLNHTVLVPTVAAGYRQVEMFLYLCDVPQDLGPPHLVPREHTRHLPARPNWYLRPGADPGGVPDDDLRAFVAAGDTGALYDAEVSAAGPAGTVVAFGLDTFHRGTALARPRGARFTMHVNYRPASADWALRGPWADRSHDSAWYRFVERATANQLALFGFPPPGHPFWNPDTLRAMAQRYPTLDLSPWERPLLP, from the coding sequence ATGGACATGAACGAGGTCCGCGCGCGGTGGTCGCGGGACGGTTTCGTGGTGTTGCCGGGCTTTCTCCCGGCGGAGGATCTGGCGTCGGCGCAGGCCGGTCTCGAGGTGCTCCATCCGACGGCCGCGGGTTTCCACGACGGGCTCGATCCGCGCGGTCGTCGATACGTCGGCGACGAGTTCGCGGGGATCGACGCGTTCCCCTTCGCCTCCCCCGAACTGAGCCTGTTGGCGGTGCACCCCCGCCTGACGGACCTGGCCGCCGCGCTCGCGGGGGACGACGAGTTGCGGATGTACCAGGCCGAGGTGTGGGCGAAGTACACCGGTGCCGCCGACTACGACCAGGACCTGCACCGGGACTACCTCAACCACACCGTCCTGGTGCCCACCGTCGCAGCCGGGTACCGCCAGGTGGAGATGTTCCTCTACCTGTGCGACGTGCCGCAGGACCTGGGGCCGCCGCACCTGGTCCCGCGCGAGCACACCCGGCACCTGCCCGCCCGGCCCAACTGGTACCTGCGCCCCGGCGCCGATCCCGGGGGTGTCCCCGACGACGACCTGCGCGCGTTCGTCGCCGCCGGCGACACCGGCGCGCTCTACGACGCGGAGGTGTCCGCCGCCGGCCCGGCCGGCACCGTCGTCGCCTTCGGACTCGACACCTTCCACCGCGGCACCGCCCTGGCCCGCCCCCGCGGGGCCCGCTTCACCATGCACGTCAACTACCGCCCGGCGTCCGCCGATTGGGCCCTGCGCGGACCGTGGGCGGACCGCAGCCACGACAGCGCCTGGTACCGGTTCGTCGAACGCGCGACGGCGAACCAACTCGCCCTGTTCGGATTCCCACCCCCCGGGCACCCGTTCTGGAACCCCGACACCCTGCGCGCCATGGCCCAGCGCTACCCGACCCTGGACCTCTCACCCTGGGAAAGACCCCTCCTCCCGTGA
- a CDS encoding MarR family winged helix-turn-helix transcriptional regulator, whose protein sequence is MSTNMSGGHSPRWLEPEEERAWRAYRRMVTAVQARTAQDLADVGLSEPDYEVLSTLSERLGHTGTLREQAAKMQWSRSRLSRHATRMEARGLIRREPDPADGRGCLLALTEQGLDVLRRTAPAHLASVRRHFVDLLDAEDLAALVRMAAKITEDPGSRA, encoded by the coding sequence ATGTCAACGAACATGTCGGGCGGCCACTCCCCCAGGTGGCTCGAACCCGAGGAGGAACGCGCCTGGCGGGCGTACCGCCGGATGGTCACCGCCGTACAGGCCCGCACCGCGCAGGATCTGGCCGACGTCGGCCTGTCCGAACCCGACTACGAGGTGCTCAGCACCCTGTCCGAACGCCTCGGACACACCGGCACCCTGCGCGAGCAGGCCGCCAAGATGCAGTGGTCCCGAAGCCGCCTGTCCCGGCACGCCACCCGCATGGAGGCGCGCGGCCTCATCCGCCGGGAACCGGATCCCGCGGACGGGCGGGGCTGCCTCCTGGCACTCACCGAACAGGGGTTGGACGTCCTGCGCCGGACCGCTCCCGCCCATCTCGCCTCGGTGCGCCGCCACTTCGTCGACCTGCTCGACGCCGAGGACCTGGCCGCCCTCGTCCGTATGGCCGCCAAGATCACGGAAGACCCCGGTTCGAGAGCGTGA
- a CDS encoding alpha/beta fold hydrolase, with protein sequence MNTPTPDTLDDAELARSLDGDFTSRHADVNGVRLHYVEGGTGRPLLLLGGWPQTWWQWHKVMPALARTHRVIAVDLRGMGGSDKPEDGYDKKTMANDIRELVRHLGAEAVDVAGHDIGAMVAQAYAAQFPEATRRIVLLDVPHPDEGLWEMRLLPEPDQHVGSEIEKGARTYLWWFAFNQVRGLPEKLLDGRSRLLVDWLVEYLAKDPATIDEHSRQVYARAYSTADALRAGNGWYQTFGADIVDRRAHPILTAPILALGGDASNYAVLRDFLPARGVDVRVVEVPDCGHYIAEEQPQFVIDELSAFLA encoded by the coding sequence GTGAACACCCCCACGCCCGACACCCTCGACGACGCCGAACTCGCCCGCTCGCTCGACGGCGACTTCACCAGTCGCCACGCCGACGTGAACGGCGTGCGTCTGCACTACGTCGAGGGCGGCACCGGCCGCCCCCTCCTCCTGCTGGGCGGATGGCCGCAGACCTGGTGGCAGTGGCACAAGGTGATGCCCGCACTGGCGCGTACACATCGGGTGATCGCCGTCGACCTGCGAGGCATGGGTGGGTCGGACAAGCCCGAGGACGGCTATGACAAGAAGACGATGGCGAACGACATCCGCGAACTCGTTCGGCACCTCGGTGCGGAGGCCGTCGACGTCGCCGGACACGACATCGGCGCCATGGTCGCGCAGGCGTATGCCGCGCAATTCCCGGAGGCCACACGGCGGATCGTCCTCCTGGACGTCCCGCATCCGGACGAGGGCCTGTGGGAGATGCGACTGCTGCCCGAGCCCGATCAGCACGTCGGTTCCGAGATCGAGAAGGGCGCCCGCACCTACTTGTGGTGGTTCGCGTTCAACCAGGTCCGCGGCCTCCCGGAGAAGCTGCTCGACGGCCGCAGCCGCCTGCTCGTGGACTGGCTCGTCGAATACCTGGCGAAGGACCCCGCCACCATCGACGAACACTCACGACAGGTCTACGCCCGCGCGTACTCCACCGCCGACGCTCTCCGCGCCGGCAACGGCTGGTACCAGACCTTCGGCGCCGACATCGTCGACCGACGTGCGCACCCGATCCTGACCGCGCCGATCCTTGCCCTCGGCGGCGACGCCAGTAACTACGCCGTCCTGCGCGACTTCCTCCCGGCCAGGGGCGTCGACGTACGCGTGGTCGAGGTTCCGGACTGCGGGCACTACATCGCCGAGGAACAACCGCAGTTCGTCATCGACGAACTCTCCGCCTTCCTCGCCTGA
- a CDS encoding VOC family protein: MALEWEQIIVDSADPVALGRWWAEALGWVVVDESEEIIEIRPEPDRMPGLLFVPVPESKTSKNRLHPDFRPDDQEAEVARLLSLGARRVDSAQDGQQWVTLLDPEGNEFCVLGERKS; this comes from the coding sequence ATGGCACTGGAATGGGAACAGATCATCGTCGACTCTGCCGACCCCGTCGCTCTCGGACGTTGGTGGGCCGAGGCTCTGGGTTGGGTTGTGGTCGACGAATCCGAGGAGATCATCGAGATCCGGCCCGAGCCGGACCGGATGCCGGGCCTGCTCTTCGTGCCGGTCCCCGAGAGCAAGACGTCGAAGAACCGACTCCACCCCGACTTCCGCCCCGACGATCAGGAGGCCGAGGTCGCCCGGCTGCTCTCTCTCGGCGCCCGGCGCGTCGACAGCGCGCAGGACGGGCAGCAATGGGTGACCCTCCTCGACCCGGAGGGCAACGAATTCTGCGTCTTGGGCGAGCGCAAGAGCTGA
- a CDS encoding MarR family winged helix-turn-helix transcriptional regulator — translation MSPGTDLLKSDGGARAAAATVADAARALVLLWSRSPEAVSPRLSPSQLRALQAVAALPGVNLTRLAVELGAALPTASRLCDRLAAAGLLERIPAPASRREVGLVVTGAGLRLLDEVAERRCEDLLDVLETMSVESRAELVRGLRAFDAAVSAVRPSGRA, via the coding sequence GTGAGTCCAGGCACCGACCTGCTCAAATCGGACGGCGGCGCGCGAGCGGCCGCCGCGACGGTGGCGGACGCGGCGCGGGCCCTGGTGCTGTTGTGGTCGCGCTCCCCGGAGGCGGTGTCGCCCCGGCTGTCCCCCTCCCAGTTGCGGGCCCTACAGGCGGTCGCGGCGCTGCCCGGCGTCAACCTGACCCGCTTGGCGGTGGAACTGGGCGCGGCGTTGCCCACCGCGAGTCGGTTGTGCGACCGGCTCGCGGCCGCCGGGTTGTTGGAGCGGATCCCCGCGCCGGCGAGCCGGCGCGAGGTGGGACTGGTGGTGACCGGGGCGGGACTGCGCTTGTTGGACGAGGTCGCCGAGCGGCGTTGCGAGGACCTGCTCGACGTGTTGGAGACGATGTCCGTCGAAAGCCGCGCCGAACTGGTCCGCGGGCTGCGCGCGTTCGACGCGGCCGTCTCGGCGGTCCGCCCGTCCGGCCGGGCCTGA
- a CDS encoding transcriptional regulator has translation MTAPRFDELIHPSTRLTLVATLAAADWAEFAYLKDRLGLSESALSKQLATLEEAGYVTTERRLSSGRRKVRARLTGAGRNAFDGHVAALQAIVTGATNPTESPATRS, from the coding sequence ATGACGGCGCCGCGGTTCGACGAACTGATCCACCCCAGCACCCGGTTGACGCTGGTGGCGACGCTGGCCGCCGCCGACTGGGCGGAGTTCGCCTATCTCAAAGACCGACTGGGGCTCTCCGAATCGGCGCTGTCCAAGCAACTCGCCACCCTCGAAGAGGCCGGTTACGTAACCACCGAGCGCCGCCTCAGCAGCGGTCGCCGCAAGGTGCGGGCCCGCCTGACCGGTGCCGGCCGGAACGCCTTCGACGGGCACGTCGCGGCGTTGCAGGCCATCGTCACCGGCGCCACAAACCCCACCGAGAGCCCCGCTACCCGCTCCTGA
- a CDS encoding ArsR/SmtB family transcription factor gives MAALHHPDIDDIELVYVLAALGHPARLQIARALADGVERYCGEIMPDVPKSSMTHHWRALRESGVIRQRRAGRKLYLTLRRDELDALFPGLLDIVLTEPVGTR, from the coding sequence ATGGCCGCTCTGCACCACCCCGACATCGACGACATCGAACTCGTGTACGTCCTGGCCGCGCTCGGGCACCCCGCCCGACTGCAGATCGCCCGGGCGTTGGCCGACGGCGTCGAGCGGTACTGCGGCGAGATCATGCCCGACGTCCCCAAATCGAGCATGACCCACCACTGGCGCGCCCTGCGCGAAAGCGGCGTCATCCGCCAACGCCGCGCGGGCCGCAAGCTCTACCTGACCCTGCGCCGGGACGAACTCGACGCGCTTTTCCCGGGATTGCTCGACATCGTCCTGACCGAGCCGGTCGGTACGCGGTAG
- a CDS encoding STAS domain-containing protein encodes MAALERPTLEMLDAELRGEDVELRHAAVICLLDLLGTLRLVVMENLLEAIVAHRAATAILDITGVPTVDPPSAQHLIKTVAAARLMGAECVISGIRPAIAQAIVHLGIDLGGITTRTTPADAPALALGRAGTSSVAVAGTPGPWLPAPPPRARPGSRSRPCAACSW; translated from the coding sequence GTGGCCGCCCTCGAGCGCCCCACCCTGGAGATGCTGGACGCCGAACTGCGCGGCGAGGACGTCGAACTGCGACACGCGGCCGTGATCTGCCTGCTCGACCTTCTCGGCACACTGCGCCTGGTGGTGATGGAGAACCTCCTCGAAGCGATCGTCGCCCACCGCGCGGCCACCGCGATCCTCGACATCACGGGCGTGCCCACCGTGGACCCGCCGTCGGCCCAACACCTGATCAAGACCGTCGCCGCGGCCCGGCTCATGGGTGCCGAATGCGTCATCTCCGGGATCCGCCCCGCGATCGCCCAGGCCATCGTCCACCTGGGCATCGACCTGGGCGGCATCACCACGCGCACGACGCCGGCGGACGCCCCGGCCCTGGCGCTGGGTCGAGCCGGTACGTCGAGCGTCGCCGTCGCGGGAACCCCCGGCCCGTGGCTGCCGGCCCCGCCTCCCCGCGCGCGGCCCGGGTCCCGGTCGCGACCGTGCGCGGCGTGCTCCTGGTGA